A region from the Actinomycetota bacterium genome encodes:
- a CDS encoding SDR family oxidoreductase — MRVLFIGGTGFISAAVSRMAIAQGFELYLLNRGSRIAHLPGSHGLNADINRLADVRAALQDLEFDVVVDWIAYAQDDIERDLALFRGRVKQYVFISSASAYQKPPAHYLITESTPLHNPYWEYARNKIACEERLMLAYHHEGFPVTIVRPSMTYDSNLPIALGGWGSYTLADRLITGRPIIVHGDGSSLWVVTHADDFGRGFLGLLGDERALGQAFHITSDEVLTWNQIYRTIAETLGVEAMIVHIPSDFIARVAPQMAGSLLGDKTWSAVFDNSKIKTFVPGFQATIPFQDGIRRTLAWFAADEERRHIDEAVHTEMDRILKAYAGA, encoded by the coding sequence CGGTCAGTCGGATGGCGATTGCCCAAGGATTCGAGCTCTATTTGCTCAATCGCGGGTCGCGGATTGCGCATCTACCTGGCAGCCATGGTTTGAATGCTGACATCAACCGCCTGGCAGACGTTCGCGCCGCCTTGCAGGACTTGGAGTTCGACGTCGTCGTCGACTGGATCGCCTACGCGCAAGATGACATCGAGCGTGATCTTGCTCTCTTCCGAGGTCGGGTCAAGCAGTATGTCTTCATCAGCTCGGCCTCGGCGTACCAGAAGCCGCCAGCTCACTATCTGATCACGGAGTCGACGCCGTTGCACAACCCGTATTGGGAGTACGCGCGAAACAAGATCGCCTGCGAAGAACGGCTGATGCTGGCGTACCACCATGAGGGCTTCCCCGTGACGATTGTGCGTCCCTCGATGACCTACGACTCAAATCTCCCGATCGCCCTCGGCGGGTGGGGCAGCTACACGTTGGCGGATCGGCTGATAACGGGTCGGCCGATCATCGTGCACGGCGACGGCTCGTCGCTGTGGGTTGTGACACATGCGGACGACTTTGGGCGAGGGTTCCTCGGGCTGCTGGGGGATGAGCGAGCGTTGGGTCAGGCGTTCCACATCACTTCTGACGAAGTGCTCACTTGGAATCAGATCTACCGGACCATCGCCGAAACGTTGGGTGTCGAGGCGATGATCGTGCATATTCCGTCGGACTTCATCGCGCGAGTCGCACCGCAGATGGCTGGCAGTCTGTTGGGCGACAAGACGTGGAGCGCGGTGTTCGACAACAGCAAGATCAAGACGTTCGTGCCTGGCTTCCAGGCCACGATACCCTTCCAGGATGGCATCCGGCGGACTCTGGCATGGTTTGCGGCCGACGAGGAACGTCGGCACATAGACGAGGCGGTGCACACGGAAATGGACCGCATTCTCAAGGCCTATGCTGGTGCGTGA
- a CDS encoding DUF5615 family PIN-like protein, whose amino-acid sequence MNLLADEGVETRIVERLRYEGHDVEYVAELAPGITDDEVLERANNDRRVLVTVDKDFGELVFRLGRVTSGVLLVRLSGLSSDDKATLVADAVRDHGVKMPGAFTVVSPSLVRIRPPA is encoded by the coding sequence GTGAACCTCCTCGCGGACGAGGGTGTCGAGACTCGCATCGTCGAGCGCCTCAGGTACGAGGGCCACGACGTCGAATACGTCGCAGAACTCGCTCCCGGCATAACCGACGATGAGGTGCTCGAGCGAGCGAACAATGACCGGCGCGTTCTCGTGACGGTCGACAAGGACTTCGGTGAACTGGTCTTTCGTCTTGGGCGAGTGACCTCAGGCGTGCTGCTCGTTCGCCTGTCGGGTCTGTCGTCAGACGACAAGGCCACACTCGTCGCTGACGCCGTCCGCGATCACGGCGTCAAGATGCCCGGAGCGTTCACGGTCGTGTCGCCTAGCTTGGTTCGAATCCGCCCTCCCGCGTAG
- a CDS encoding DUF433 domain-containing protein: MAAQRIVSEPGVMMGKPIVEGTRITAEAILEDLGAGETIEQILEAHPRLTREGVLAAVRFGAEALRADVAYPTPKSVA, encoded by the coding sequence ATGGCTGCGCAACGCATAGTCTCTGAGCCCGGCGTGATGATGGGCAAACCGATCGTCGAGGGCACCAGAATCACCGCTGAAGCCATTCTTGAGGACCTTGGCGCCGGTGAGACCATCGAGCAGATACTTGAGGCACATCCGCGCCTGACCCGCGAGGGTGTCTTGGCGGCCGTTCGGTTCGGGGCTGAGGCACTGAGGGCCGACGTCGCCTACCCCACCCCCAAGTCCGTCGCGTGA